In Mobula hypostoma chromosome 11, sMobHyp1.1, whole genome shotgun sequence, the following are encoded in one genomic region:
- the LOC134353577 gene encoding uncharacterized protein LOC134353577 isoform X2 — translation MPRKATDNGAVFVNEKECICVATVEGNAEELKVIHQGETGNIFCEAESTRVKLESQCGSVCLAEVPVEGGKVLSDSTDALGVCSADEGQQTDSIAHKFGAGKSDTNDKTETTQCDKGVFINEPLRTEARTTLGNDAILTKEVSANEVRWETNQVQNHAVSDLDSQSAIPEIKNEQNSILHQQQQQECLRQAITVMEENCAATSGTIRSPTLFHPCCKPDVSSTMLSIDQSDHKVPFENCIVNTCVNPDNKIDISVAKLLSPTNDGKDITKEIGNNSESIPINTDDQQKETNYLEAFASDSKAATCLDKIESNTGEALGNLEYLQGNMTQSKGCENSNLSLNITHSVTVTPNSQDRKEVHSAMDLAAAVESGQEAISKLGLCPELREVGAFPKITENELKSIFINTALNPVVTTSLDHRNETPTSEAEAATSKTTVNQCSWKFCSLPSLAPRKEKYMANKAMVSLPFSLPGDKLESPITSRKVPLTFAFPKSISEMSLTRPIVADSPSTKRVNDTFNTFSVPLYPKRNSKEDWNAIVQTFCDFSQPPEQEQHRSPSSESCKIPSLPTSISRYKFTESSPTCFQVPEVVTSTTQNLLFEDEHDTQYPAIKGQIDKIERFLCMDRLKHIRKRKAVDNTDECVSKITPT, via the exons ATGCCAAGGAAAGCAACTGATAACGGGGCTGTCTTTGTGAATGAGAAAGAGTGCATCTGCGTAGCAACTGTGGAAGGTAATGCTGAGGAGCTGAAAGTCATTCACCAAGGTGAAACAGGGAACATTTTCTGTGAGGCTGAATCTACACGTGTAAAACTAGAGTCACAGTGTGGCTCTGTCTGTTTGGCAGAGGTCCCAGTGGAAGGAGGAAAGGTGCTCTCAGACAGTACTGATGCATTAGGTGTCTGCAGTGCAGATGAAGGTCAGCAGACAGACTCCATCGCACATAAATTCGGTGCAGGCAAGAGCGATACCAATGATAAGACAGAAACCACACAGTGTGACAAAGGTGTCTTTATAAATGAACCACTGAGGACTGAAGCCAGAACAACACTTGGCAATGATGCGattttgacaaaggaagtcagtgCAAATGAAGTACGATGGGAGACTAACCAAGTTCAGAACCATGCTGTTTCTGATCTCGACTCTCAATCAGCAATACCTGAAATTAAAAATGAGCAGAACTCCATCTTACATCAGCAGCAACAACAAGAATGCCTAAGACAAGCTATTACTGTAATGGAGGAAAACTGTGCTGCTACCAGTGGTACAATCAGATCTCCCACATTGTTTCATCCCTGCTGTAAACCGGACGTCAGTTCCACAATGTTGTCCATTGATCAGTCTGATCATAAAGTTCCATTTGAAAACTGTATTGTTAACACTTGTGTTAATCCTGACAATAAAATAGACATTTCAGTTGCAAAACTGCTGAGCCCCACCAATGATGGGAAAGATATTACCAAGGAAATTGGTAATAATTCAGAAAGCATTCCTATTAATACCGATGATCAACAGAAGGAAACAAATTACTTAGAAGCTTTTGCTTCTGATAGCAAAGCAGCCACATGTTTGGATAAAATTGAATCTAACACTGGTGAAGCTTTGGGAAACCTTGAATATCTACAAGGCAATATGACTCAAAGCAAAGGCTGTGAGAACAGTAACCTCTCATTAAATATCACACACAGTGTGACTGTAACCCCAAACTCTCAAGATAGAAAGGAAGTTCATAGTGCAATGGATTTAGCAGCCGCAGTGGAAAGTGGGCAAGAAGCAATTAGTAAACTAGGTTTATGCCCTGAATTACGAGAAGTAGGGGCTTTCCCCAAGATAACAGAAAATGAACTCAAATCTATCTTTATAAATACTGCATTGAATCCAGTTGTAACCACCAGTCTAGATCACAGAAATGAAACACCAACTTCTGAGGCAGAGGCTGCAACCAGCAAAACAACGGTAAATCAGTGTTCCTGGAAATTTTGTAGTCTGCCTTCTCTGGCCCCTAGAAAAGAAAAGTATATGGCGAACAAAGCCATGGTATCACTCCCATTCTCGCTGCCTGGAGACAAATTGGAAAGTCCTATCACAAGCAGAAAGGTCCCTCTGACATTTGCTTTTCCGAAATCCATCAGTGAAATGAGTCTGACAAGGCCAATTGTAGCAG ATTCTCCCAGTACTAAAAGGGTGAATGACACTTTTAATACCTTCAGTGTTCCTCTTTACCCCAAGAGAAATTCCAAAGAAGATTGGAATGCAATAGTGCAGACGTTTTGTGATTTTTCACAACCTCCAGAGCAG GAGCAACACCGTTCACCATCCAGTGAAAGTTGCAAGATTCCATCCTTGCCGACTTCCATAAGTCGTTATAAATTTACAGAATCTTCCCCTACTTGCTTCCAAGTGCCAGAGGTGGTCACATCCACTACCCAAAATCTACTGTTTGAGGATGAACATGATACTCAGTATCCTGCGATTAAAGGACAAATCGATAAAATTGAGAGGTTTCTCTGCATGGACCGGCTCAAGCACATACGGAAAAGGAAAGCTGTTGACAACACTGATGAATGTGTAAGCAAAATTACACCAACTTAA
- the LOC134353577 gene encoding uncharacterized protein LOC134353577 isoform X1: protein MPRSLLETSCTECTRTPNTDTTVNNRSGFSPDATNTSAKMPRKATDNGAVFVNEKECICVATVEGNAEELKVIHQGETGNIFCEAESTRVKLESQCGSVCLAEVPVEGGKVLSDSTDALGVCSADEGQQTDSIAHKFGAGKSDTNDKTETTQCDKGVFINEPLRTEARTTLGNDAILTKEVSANEVRWETNQVQNHAVSDLDSQSAIPEIKNEQNSILHQQQQQECLRQAITVMEENCAATSGTIRSPTLFHPCCKPDVSSTMLSIDQSDHKVPFENCIVNTCVNPDNKIDISVAKLLSPTNDGKDITKEIGNNSESIPINTDDQQKETNYLEAFASDSKAATCLDKIESNTGEALGNLEYLQGNMTQSKGCENSNLSLNITHSVTVTPNSQDRKEVHSAMDLAAAVESGQEAISKLGLCPELREVGAFPKITENELKSIFINTALNPVVTTSLDHRNETPTSEAEAATSKTTVNQCSWKFCSLPSLAPRKEKYMANKAMVSLPFSLPGDKLESPITSRKVPLTFAFPKSISEMSLTRPIVADSPSTKRVNDTFNTFSVPLYPKRNSKEDWNAIVQTFCDFSQPPEQEQHRSPSSESCKIPSLPTSISRYKFTESSPTCFQVPEVVTSTTQNLLFEDEHDTQYPAIKGQIDKIERFLCMDRLKHIRKRKAVDNTDECVSKITPT, encoded by the exons ATGCCAAGAAGTCTACTGGAAACTTCCTGCACAGAGTGTACAAGAACACCAAATACAGACACAACAg TTAATAACAggagtgggttttctccagacGCTACTAACACATCTGCAAAAATGCCAAGGAAAGCAACTGATAACGGGGCTGTCTTTGTGAATGAGAAAGAGTGCATCTGCGTAGCAACTGTGGAAGGTAATGCTGAGGAGCTGAAAGTCATTCACCAAGGTGAAACAGGGAACATTTTCTGTGAGGCTGAATCTACACGTGTAAAACTAGAGTCACAGTGTGGCTCTGTCTGTTTGGCAGAGGTCCCAGTGGAAGGAGGAAAGGTGCTCTCAGACAGTACTGATGCATTAGGTGTCTGCAGTGCAGATGAAGGTCAGCAGACAGACTCCATCGCACATAAATTCGGTGCAGGCAAGAGCGATACCAATGATAAGACAGAAACCACACAGTGTGACAAAGGTGTCTTTATAAATGAACCACTGAGGACTGAAGCCAGAACAACACTTGGCAATGATGCGattttgacaaaggaagtcagtgCAAATGAAGTACGATGGGAGACTAACCAAGTTCAGAACCATGCTGTTTCTGATCTCGACTCTCAATCAGCAATACCTGAAATTAAAAATGAGCAGAACTCCATCTTACATCAGCAGCAACAACAAGAATGCCTAAGACAAGCTATTACTGTAATGGAGGAAAACTGTGCTGCTACCAGTGGTACAATCAGATCTCCCACATTGTTTCATCCCTGCTGTAAACCGGACGTCAGTTCCACAATGTTGTCCATTGATCAGTCTGATCATAAAGTTCCATTTGAAAACTGTATTGTTAACACTTGTGTTAATCCTGACAATAAAATAGACATTTCAGTTGCAAAACTGCTGAGCCCCACCAATGATGGGAAAGATATTACCAAGGAAATTGGTAATAATTCAGAAAGCATTCCTATTAATACCGATGATCAACAGAAGGAAACAAATTACTTAGAAGCTTTTGCTTCTGATAGCAAAGCAGCCACATGTTTGGATAAAATTGAATCTAACACTGGTGAAGCTTTGGGAAACCTTGAATATCTACAAGGCAATATGACTCAAAGCAAAGGCTGTGAGAACAGTAACCTCTCATTAAATATCACACACAGTGTGACTGTAACCCCAAACTCTCAAGATAGAAAGGAAGTTCATAGTGCAATGGATTTAGCAGCCGCAGTGGAAAGTGGGCAAGAAGCAATTAGTAAACTAGGTTTATGCCCTGAATTACGAGAAGTAGGGGCTTTCCCCAAGATAACAGAAAATGAACTCAAATCTATCTTTATAAATACTGCATTGAATCCAGTTGTAACCACCAGTCTAGATCACAGAAATGAAACACCAACTTCTGAGGCAGAGGCTGCAACCAGCAAAACAACGGTAAATCAGTGTTCCTGGAAATTTTGTAGTCTGCCTTCTCTGGCCCCTAGAAAAGAAAAGTATATGGCGAACAAAGCCATGGTATCACTCCCATTCTCGCTGCCTGGAGACAAATTGGAAAGTCCTATCACAAGCAGAAAGGTCCCTCTGACATTTGCTTTTCCGAAATCCATCAGTGAAATGAGTCTGACAAGGCCAATTGTAGCAG ATTCTCCCAGTACTAAAAGGGTGAATGACACTTTTAATACCTTCAGTGTTCCTCTTTACCCCAAGAGAAATTCCAAAGAAGATTGGAATGCAATAGTGCAGACGTTTTGTGATTTTTCACAACCTCCAGAGCAG GAGCAACACCGTTCACCATCCAGTGAAAGTTGCAAGATTCCATCCTTGCCGACTTCCATAAGTCGTTATAAATTTACAGAATCTTCCCCTACTTGCTTCCAAGTGCCAGAGGTGGTCACATCCACTACCCAAAATCTACTGTTTGAGGATGAACATGATACTCAGTATCCTGCGATTAAAGGACAAATCGATAAAATTGAGAGGTTTCTCTGCATGGACCGGCTCAAGCACATACGGAAAAGGAAAGCTGTTGACAACACTGATGAATGTGTAAGCAAAATTACACCAACTTAA
- the LOC134353577 gene encoding uncharacterized protein LOC134353577 isoform X3 gives MPRSLLETSCTECTRTPNTDTTVNNRSGFSPDATNTSAKMPRKATDNGAVFVNEKECICVATVEGNAEELKVIHQGETGNIFCEAESTRVKLESQCGSVCLAEVPVEGGKVLSDSTDALGVCSADEGQQTDSIAHKFGAGKSDTNDKTETTQCDKGVFINEPLRTEARTTLGNDAILTKEVSANEVRWETNQVQNHAVSDLDSQSAIPEIKNEQNSILHQQQQQECLRQAITVMEENCAATSGTIRSPTLFHPCCKPDVSSTMLSIDQSDHKVPFENCIVNTCVNPDNKIDISVAKLLSPTNDGKDITKEIGNNSESIPINTDDQQKETNYLEAFASDSKAATCLDKIESNTGEALGNLEYLQGNMTQSKGCENSNLSLNITHSVTVTPNSQDRKEVHSAMDLAAAVESGQEAISKLGLCPELREVGAFPKITENELKSIFINTALNPVVTTSLDHRNETPTSEAEAATSKTTVNQCSWKFCSLPSLAPRKEKYMANKAMVSLPFSLPGDKLESPITSRKVPLTFAFPKSISEMSLTRPIVAVRPSHSK, from the exons ATGCCAAGAAGTCTACTGGAAACTTCCTGCACAGAGTGTACAAGAACACCAAATACAGACACAACAg TTAATAACAggagtgggttttctccagacGCTACTAACACATCTGCAAAAATGCCAAGGAAAGCAACTGATAACGGGGCTGTCTTTGTGAATGAGAAAGAGTGCATCTGCGTAGCAACTGTGGAAGGTAATGCTGAGGAGCTGAAAGTCATTCACCAAGGTGAAACAGGGAACATTTTCTGTGAGGCTGAATCTACACGTGTAAAACTAGAGTCACAGTGTGGCTCTGTCTGTTTGGCAGAGGTCCCAGTGGAAGGAGGAAAGGTGCTCTCAGACAGTACTGATGCATTAGGTGTCTGCAGTGCAGATGAAGGTCAGCAGACAGACTCCATCGCACATAAATTCGGTGCAGGCAAGAGCGATACCAATGATAAGACAGAAACCACACAGTGTGACAAAGGTGTCTTTATAAATGAACCACTGAGGACTGAAGCCAGAACAACACTTGGCAATGATGCGattttgacaaaggaagtcagtgCAAATGAAGTACGATGGGAGACTAACCAAGTTCAGAACCATGCTGTTTCTGATCTCGACTCTCAATCAGCAATACCTGAAATTAAAAATGAGCAGAACTCCATCTTACATCAGCAGCAACAACAAGAATGCCTAAGACAAGCTATTACTGTAATGGAGGAAAACTGTGCTGCTACCAGTGGTACAATCAGATCTCCCACATTGTTTCATCCCTGCTGTAAACCGGACGTCAGTTCCACAATGTTGTCCATTGATCAGTCTGATCATAAAGTTCCATTTGAAAACTGTATTGTTAACACTTGTGTTAATCCTGACAATAAAATAGACATTTCAGTTGCAAAACTGCTGAGCCCCACCAATGATGGGAAAGATATTACCAAGGAAATTGGTAATAATTCAGAAAGCATTCCTATTAATACCGATGATCAACAGAAGGAAACAAATTACTTAGAAGCTTTTGCTTCTGATAGCAAAGCAGCCACATGTTTGGATAAAATTGAATCTAACACTGGTGAAGCTTTGGGAAACCTTGAATATCTACAAGGCAATATGACTCAAAGCAAAGGCTGTGAGAACAGTAACCTCTCATTAAATATCACACACAGTGTGACTGTAACCCCAAACTCTCAAGATAGAAAGGAAGTTCATAGTGCAATGGATTTAGCAGCCGCAGTGGAAAGTGGGCAAGAAGCAATTAGTAAACTAGGTTTATGCCCTGAATTACGAGAAGTAGGGGCTTTCCCCAAGATAACAGAAAATGAACTCAAATCTATCTTTATAAATACTGCATTGAATCCAGTTGTAACCACCAGTCTAGATCACAGAAATGAAACACCAACTTCTGAGGCAGAGGCTGCAACCAGCAAAACAACGGTAAATCAGTGTTCCTGGAAATTTTGTAGTCTGCCTTCTCTGGCCCCTAGAAAAGAAAAGTATATGGCGAACAAAGCCATGGTATCACTCCCATTCTCGCTGCCTGGAGACAAATTGGAAAGTCCTATCACAAGCAGAAAGGTCCCTCTGACATTTGCTTTTCCGAAATCCATCAGTGAAATGAGTCTGACAAGGCCAATTGTAGCAG TTAGACCTAGCCATAGCAAATAA